In Oryza sativa Japonica Group chromosome 2, ASM3414082v1, the following are encoded in one genomic region:
- the LOC4330494 gene encoding pentatricopeptide repeat-containing protein At1g77360, mitochondrial: protein MPDQRPKRPSDSVAAASPAAKRARDPSAPAFPTYRDAPDLPPKIRLLCEILASSAPDVDAALDDADVRVTSSDVEQVLRFSYAHPRAAVAFFRWAGHRHLRHQHSPYSWNLVVDLLGKNRLFEPMWDTVSSMRTQGLLSLATFASVFSSLAANPASSPLRAFVELPMYGMDRDTPALNSLLSALCRASRLDDARAAIPVARAEAGTRPDADSYAILLEGCEAAGDPHVAREVFDEMRHVIGFDPANVPAYDSFLTTLISSGSSTALMDAMDYLAILHRQRCSPGEKFFRAALAAHLKARELRGAVVLWNDFVVRRGLIPDKEMYSTMIMLQGTLGHPEVIVEYLDEMTFDGVFPDADTYNMVFQFLLKGRKLREASAIFSEMVKNEFWPNEANCSLALRMFLDTRDWDSGIKLWKCMVENGLPPLEESGNMLVSKLKDERLPEACKYAEDMIDRCIKLSSSTMSKLKQCLMKVYKGHIHDHLLRKWKAH from the coding sequence atgcctgACCAGCGGCCAAAGCGGCCGTCCGactcggtcgccgccgcctcgccggcggcgaagcgcgCCCGCGACCCGTCCGCGCCGGCGTTCCCCACCTACAGGGACGCCCCCGACCTGCCCCCGAAGATCCGTCTCCTATGCGAGATCCTGGCGTCCTCGGCACCCGACGTCGACGCGGcgctcgacgacgccgacgtccGCGTCACCTCCTCCGACGTCGAGCAGGTGCTCCGGTTCTCCTACGCccacccgcgcgccgccgtcgccttcttccgATGGGCGGGGCACCGGCACCTCCGCCACCAGCACTCCCCCTACTCGTGGAACctcgtcgtcgacctcctcgGCAAGAACCGCCTGTTCGAGCCCATGTGGGACACCGTCTCCTCCATGCGGACCCAGGGCCTGCTCTCCCTGGCCACCTTCGCCTCCGTGTTCTCCTCCCTGGCGGCCAACCCGGCCAGCTCCCCACTCAGGGCGTTCGTGGAGCTGCCGATGTACGGCATGGACCGCGACACGCCGGCGCTCAACTCCCTCCTCTCCGCGCTCTGCCGCGCCTCCCGCCTGGACGACGCCCGCGCCGCGATCCCCGTGGCGCGCGCCGAGGCCGGCACCCGCCCCGACGCCGACTCCTACGCCATCCTTCTGGAGGGCTGCGAGGCTGCCGGCGACCCTCACGTTGCACGCGAGGTGTTCGACGAGATGCGGCACGTCATCGGATTCGATCCTGCCAATGTTCCTGCCTATGATTCTTTCCTCACTACACTGATTTCAAGTGGTTCCTCCACAGCGTTAATGGATGCGATGGACTATCTTGCTATCTTGCACCGGCAGAGGTGCTCACCTGGGGAGAAGTTCTTCCGCGCCGCACTGGCCGCACACCTCAAGGCGCGTGAATTGCGCGGCGCGGTGGTGCTCTGGAACGACTTTGTCGTAAGGCGGGGACTCATCCCAGATAAGGAAATGTATAGCACAATGATCATGCTGCAGGGCACTCTTGGGCATCCTGAGGTGATTGTTGAGTACCTTGATGAGATGACCTTTGATGGAGTGTTTCCAGATGCGGACACATACAATATGGTTTTCCAGTTCTTGCTGAAGGGGAGGAAACTCCGGGAGGCGTCGGCAATATTTAGTGAGATGGTCAAGAACGAGTTCTGGCCCAATGAGGCAAATTGTTCGCTCGCGCTTCGTATGTTCTTGGATACACGAGACTGGGATTCAGGGATCAAGTTGTGGAAATGCATGGTGGAGAATGGGCTTCCACCATTGGAGGAGAGTGGGAACATGCTCGTATCAAAGCTAAAGGATGAGAGGTTACCCGAGGCATGTAAATATGCAGAAGACATGATTGATCGATGTATCAAGTTGAGCTCTTCCACAATGTCAAAGCTGAAGCAATGTCTGATGAAGGTTTATAAAGGACATATCCACGATCACCTACTTAGAAAATGGAAGGCGCACTAG
- the LOC4330495 gene encoding uncharacterized protein At1g26090, chloroplastic, whose amino-acid sequence MAPSLLASAASQILAAPRRGGRGRRRLVIACSAGAGAPPKLVTFLGKGGSGKTTAAAVAAQYYASEGLKTCLVIQSQDPTAEQLMGCKIGNSLTECAANLSTMKLETSKMLLEPLDRLKKVDSQINLTQGVLEAVVGEELGVLPGMDSVCSVLALQKLLNFFSTQRNSSQEEFDVVVYDCNNTEEILRLIGATERARSYLRYVKDLAEKTDIGRLASPSAMRLIYDSARPNGKTSEGRLSSELWNDIEQLIQRISVWFADPSKFACFLIMDPRRSISVSSALRYWGCTTQAGGNICGAFGYTEQRFEIHQGVAEKFLPMTFSFLPFLPTDSSADWSRVLNSLSQNAKDLLRNTSNKVYPSVSFDSVQKSVTLFMPGFDKSEIKLYQYRGGSELLIEAGDQRRVVKLPPAMQGKVGGAKFVDRNLIVTIR is encoded by the exons ATGGCTCCCTCCTTGCTCGCCTCGGCGGCGAGCCAAATCCTCGCCGCTCCCCGCCGGggaggccgcggccggcggcgtctgGTCATCGCCTGCTCCGCCGGTGCCGGTGCTCCTCCCAAGCTGGTGACTTTCCTCGGGAAGGGCGGCTCCGGGAAGAccaccgcggccgccgtcgccgctcag TATTATGCAAGTGAAGGCTTGAAGACATGCTTGGTCATACAGTCCCAAGATCCCACCGCAGAGCAATTGATGGGTTGTAAGATCGGTAACTCGCTGACCGAGTGCGCTGCCAATCTTTCCACCATGAAGCTGGAGACTAGTAAA ATGCTGCTTGAACCCCTTGACCGGCTAAAGAAAGTGGACTCGCAGATCAATCTTACTCAAGGAGTCCTTGAGGCG GTTGTAGGGGAGGAGCTTGGAGTCTTACCCGGAATGGACTCGGTCTGTTCAGTGTTAGCTCTTCAGAAGCTGCTTAACTTCTTTTCAACTCAAAGGAATAGTTCACAAGAGGAATTTGATGTGGTAGTGTATGATTGCAACAATACAGAGGAAATTCTACGGCTAATTGGTGCTACTGAGAGAGCAAG GTCTTACTTGAGGTATGTGAAGGATCTAGCAGAAAAGACTGACATAGGAAGACTGGCTTCTCCTTCCGCGATGAGACTAATATACGATTCTGCAAGGCCAAATGGTAAAACTAGTGAAGGAAGACTGAGTTCAGAGTTATGGAATGATATTGAACAACTTATTCAG agaATATCGGTTTGGTTTGCCGATCCCTCAAAATTTGCATGCTTCCTCATCATGGACCCTAGAAGATCAATCTCTGTATCTTCTGCATTGCGATACTGGGGATGTACAACTCAAGCTGGTGGAAATATATGTGGAGCATTTGGTTATACCGAACAGCGTTTCGAAATTCACCAAGGAGTTGCAGAGAAGTTTTTGCCGATGACTTTCTCGTTTCTGCCATTTCTGCCAACTGATTCTTCAGCAGATTGGAGCAGAGTGCTGAATTCTTTGAGCCAAAATGCAAAAGATTTACTGAGGAATACAAGCAACAAAGTATACCCTTCAGTTAGTTTTGATTCTGTTCAGAAATCGGTGACCCTTTTCATGCCGGGCTTTGATAAGTCTGAAATCAAACTATATCAA TATAGAGGTGGATCAGAACTACTGATAGAAGCCGGCGACCAGAGGCGCGTCGTAAAGCTGCCGCCGGCGATGCAGGGCAAAGTTGGTGGCGCCAAGTTCGTCGACAGGAACCTCATTGTTACCATCCGGTAG
- the LOC4330496 gene encoding 17.8 kDa heat shock protein, whose amino-acid sequence MSLVLSRMLLDRFFPGAGGVVAGEARPPMDWRETPVAHVFEMDLPGLAKDQVAVEVVDGHILRVRAGGEHEDANNAAKAGKASGEEEEENDGVRWHCRERAAGRRRAAVTQFRLPEDAAADEASARMADGVLTVTVPKRKGKKRHAGNGKAAGDDKPVCCRFWP is encoded by the coding sequence ATGTCTTTGGTGCTCTCGCGGATGCTGCTCGACAGGTtcttccccggcgccggcggcgtcgtcgccggtgaaGCCCGGCCGCCGATGGACTGGAGGGAGACGCCGGTGGCGCACGTGTTCGAGATGGACCTCCCCGGGCTGGCCAAGGACCAGGTCGCCGTCGAGGTGGTGGACGGCCACATCCTCCGcgtccgcgccggcggcgaacacGAGGACGCCAATAACGCAGCCAAGGCGGGGAAGGccagcggcgaggaggaggaggaaaacgACGGCGTGAGGTGGCATTGcagggagagggcggcggggaggcggcgcgcggccgtgACGCAGTTCCGGCTGccggaggacgcggcggcggacgaggcgagCGCGCGGATGGCGGACGGGGTGCTCACGGTGACCGTGCCGAAGCGGAAGGGCAAGAAGCGGCACGCCGGCAACGGcaaggcggccggcgacgacaagCCAGTGTGCTGCCGCTTCTGGCCGTGA
- the LOC4330497 gene encoding uncharacterized protein, whose translation MGMSIAQAVAALMGTCARRLSRAARRLHLRPREGIAASFSSRAIVPFLGGGGGGKKAISSSRRRRKAGAELSFRAEDGVWRKEILMGERCQPLDFSGVIYYDAEGRRLEQPPPPRSPLRSPLPSSIKLAANAGGGGGY comes from the coding sequence atggggatgAGCATCgcgcaggcggtggcggcgctgatGGGGACGTGCGCGAGGCGGCTgtcgcgggcggcgcggcggctgcacCTGCGGCCGCGGGAGGGGATCGCGGCGTCGTTCTCGTCGCGCGCCATCGTGCCGTTCctgggcggcggaggcggcgggaagAAGGCTATctcgtcgtcgaggaggaggaggaaggccgGGGCGGAGCTGAGCTTCCGCGCGGAGGACGGGGTGTGGAGGAAGGAGATACTGATGGGGGAGCGGTGCCAGCCGCTGGACTTCTCCGGCGTGATCTACTACGACGCCGAGGGGCGGCGCctggagcagccgccgccgccgcgctcgccgctgcGCAGCCCGCTGCCGTCGTCCATCAAGCTCGCGGccaacgccggcggcggcggcggctactag
- the LOC4330498 gene encoding early nodulin-75: protein MGCYHLGKFVSKALGKCNGRERGWREERLDYAMAYPPGPPTETYYMRPVARTVTFSAANSVYVIPPAEPPHQQSPEPQPQTPPPPAQQQQHGPEHEHHQAQPQPQQEPPPPAQDAPPAEPKPPKRGKNKKSGRVRFGPEPPPPEQQQQQQQQQQPPQQQEQTTQQAPNAGAEHAPARHATSAPPGYFRYTPSPLPRWEAATPRRHEYFSGEYRYSYPTPVREGIYRMATDANRLTTIFSEENPNACAIM, encoded by the exons ATGGGTTGCTATCATCTGGGCAAGTTCGTGTCGAAAGCTCTCGGAAAATGCAACG GGCGCGAGAGGGGGTGGCGGGAGGAGAGGCTGGACTACGCCATGGCCTACCCGCCCGGCCCACCCACGGAGACGTACTACATGCGGCCGGTGGCGCGCACGGTCACCTTCAGCGCCGCCAACTCCGTCTACGTGATCCCGCCTGCAGAGCCGCCGCACCAGCAATCCCCCGAGCCCCAGCcacagacgccgccgccgccggcacagcagcagcaacacggGCCCGAGCACGAGCACCACCAGGCGCAGCCCCAACCCCAGCaagagccgcctccgccggcgcagGACGCGCCACCGGCCGAGCCGAAGCCGCCGAAGCGTGGCAAGAACAAGAAGTCTGGCCGCGTCCGGTTcggccccgagccgccgccaccggagcagcagcagcagcagcagcaacagcagcagccacCGCAGCAGCAAGAACAGACGACGCAGCAGGCCCCGAACGCCGGCGCCGAGCAcgcgccggcacgccacgccacgtcggcgccgccggggtACTTCCGGtacacgccgtcgccgctgccgaggtgggaggcggcgacgccgaggcggcacGAGTACTTCTCCGGCGAGTACCGCTACAGCTACCCGACGCCGGTGCGCGAGGGGATCTACCGCATGGCCACCGACGCCAACAGGCTCACCACCATCTTCAGCGAGGAGAACCCCAACGCCTGCGCGATCATGTGA